In Alloyangia pacifica, the following proteins share a genomic window:
- the rsmH gene encoding 16S rRNA (cytosine(1402)-N(4))-methyltransferase RsmH — protein MAAPKDPNAAPHVPVLLRPLLDAVAPVRGTWIDGTFGAGGYSRGLLEAGADKVIGIDRDPLAHQMAESWIGEYGGRLELVLDNFANMDAHATDVDGVVLDLGVSSMQLDRAERGFSFQKDGPLDMRMEQSGETAADLVKRLDETTLADVLYTFGEERASRRIAKAIVKARALEPIETTARLSSIVEACLPRPKPGQSHPATRSFQALRIAVNDEYGALWRGLMAAERALKPGGLLAVVTFHSVEDRMVKRFLQARSGRLSSVSRYEPEVETEQPRFELVTRKAVGPDDVELAQNPRSRSARLRVGRRTTAEAGDIESGVLSMPQLRGKS, from the coding sequence ATGGCGGCGCCCAAAGACCCCAACGCCGCTCCGCATGTCCCAGTCCTGCTGCGGCCGCTGCTGGACGCCGTGGCCCCGGTGCGCGGCACCTGGATTGACGGAACCTTCGGGGCAGGGGGCTATTCGCGCGGATTGCTCGAGGCCGGCGCCGACAAGGTGATCGGCATCGACCGCGATCCGCTGGCGCACCAGATGGCGGAAAGCTGGATCGGCGAGTACGGTGGACGGCTCGAGCTGGTGCTCGACAATTTTGCCAATATGGACGCGCACGCGACGGACGTTGACGGCGTTGTGCTCGATCTTGGCGTGTCGTCGATGCAGCTCGACCGGGCCGAGCGGGGCTTCTCCTTCCAGAAGGACGGGCCGCTCGACATGCGCATGGAGCAGTCGGGCGAGACCGCGGCGGACCTGGTGAAACGGCTCGATGAGACCACGCTGGCGGATGTGCTTTACACCTTCGGCGAAGAGCGCGCCTCGCGCCGGATCGCCAAGGCCATCGTCAAGGCCCGCGCTCTGGAGCCGATCGAGACCACGGCGCGGCTCTCGTCCATCGTCGAGGCCTGCCTGCCGCGTCCCAAGCCCGGCCAGTCCCACCCCGCGACGCGCTCGTTCCAGGCGCTGCGCATTGCGGTCAACGACGAGTATGGCGCGCTCTGGCGCGGCCTGATGGCCGCCGAGCGGGCGCTGAAGCCGGGCGGTCTGCTGGCCGTGGTGACCTTCCATTCGGTCGAGGACCGCATGGTCAAACGCTTCCTGCAGGCGCGCTCGGGCCGGCTGTCCTCGGTCAGCCGTTACGAACCCGAGGTCGAAACCGAACAGCCGCGCTTCGAGCTGGTCACCCGCAAGGCTGTGGGGCCGGACGACGTGGAGCTGGCGCAGAACCCGCGGTCGCGCTCGGCGCGGCTGCGCGTCGGGCGCCGCACCACGGCCGAGGCCGGAGATATCGAGTCGGGGGTGCTTTCCATGCCCCAACTGAGAGGAAAGAGCTGA
- a CDS encoding UDP-N-acetylmuramoyl-L-alanyl-D-glutamate--2,6-diaminopimelate ligase: MGAVIGEGKSLSELGLTARGGREARVTGLSVDSREVTSGHLFAALPGTKVHGAAFIPTALEQGASAILTDAEGAAMAAEALAGSEAALVIAADARQTLAYAAALWFGAQPEVTVAVTGTNGKTSVATFLRHIWQDMGFRAINLGTTGVEGDWQAPLKHTTPEPITLHRALAGAAEAGVDHCAMEASSHGLDQRRLDGVQLKAAGFTNFTQDHLDYHADFEEYFAAKAGLFARVLPDEGVAVINIDDPCGIDMMAIARARGQEVISVGEATGCDLRILGQRFHATGQDLRLDWRGAVQQLRLGLIGGFQGQNAALAAGLALACGADPEQVFPALERLETVRGRMQLAATRDNGAAVYVDFAHTPDAVATALQALRPHVMGRLIAIVGAGGDRDPGKRPLMGAAATEHADMVIVSDDNPRSEEPGSIRAQVLGGAPGALEVGDRAEAILRGVDMLQPGDALMILGKGHETGQIVGDTIYPFDDVEQASVAVAALDGRGL; the protein is encoded by the coding sequence ATGGGCGCCGTCATTGGAGAGGGCAAAAGCCTCAGCGAGCTGGGTTTGACCGCACGGGGCGGTCGCGAGGCGCGGGTGACGGGACTGTCGGTCGACAGTCGCGAGGTGACCTCGGGACACCTCTTTGCCGCGCTGCCGGGCACCAAGGTGCACGGCGCGGCCTTCATCCCCACGGCGCTTGAACAGGGCGCCTCTGCCATTCTCACCGATGCCGAAGGCGCTGCGATGGCCGCCGAGGCGCTCGCGGGCTCCGAGGCCGCGCTGGTCATCGCTGCGGATGCGCGGCAGACGCTGGCCTATGCCGCCGCGCTCTGGTTCGGCGCGCAGCCCGAGGTCACCGTGGCGGTGACCGGCACCAACGGCAAGACCTCGGTCGCCACCTTCCTGCGCCACATCTGGCAGGACATGGGCTTTCGCGCCATCAACCTCGGCACAACCGGGGTCGAGGGCGACTGGCAGGCGCCGCTCAAGCACACCACGCCCGAGCCGATCACCCTGCATCGCGCGCTTGCCGGTGCCGCCGAGGCGGGCGTCGATCACTGCGCCATGGAGGCCTCAAGCCACGGGCTCGACCAGCGCCGTCTCGACGGGGTGCAACTGAAGGCCGCGGGCTTTACCAACTTCACCCAGGATCACCTCGACTACCACGCGGATTTCGAAGAGTATTTCGCCGCCAAGGCCGGACTTTTCGCGCGCGTTCTGCCCGATGAGGGCGTCGCGGTGATCAACATCGACGACCCGTGCGGCATCGACATGATGGCCATCGCCCGCGCCCGCGGCCAGGAGGTGATCTCGGTCGGCGAGGCGACGGGCTGCGACCTTCGCATCCTTGGTCAGCGCTTCCATGCCACGGGGCAGGATCTGCGGCTCGACTGGCGCGGCGCGGTGCAGCAGCTCCGGCTCGGCCTCATCGGTGGCTTCCAAGGCCAGAATGCGGCGCTGGCAGCCGGTCTCGCGCTGGCCTGCGGCGCCGATCCCGAGCAGGTCTTCCCGGCGCTGGAACGGCTCGAGACGGTGCGCGGGCGCATGCAGCTTGCCGCGACCCGCGACAATGGCGCGGCGGTGTATGTCGACTTTGCCCATACGCCCGATGCGGTCGCGACCGCGCTGCAGGCGCTGCGCCCGCATGTCATGGGCCGGCTGATCGCCATCGTCGGCGCGGGCGGTGACCGCGACCCGGGCAAGCGCCCGCTGATGGGCGCGGCCGCCACCGAACACGCCGACATGGTGATCGTGTCGGACGACAACCCGCGCTCCGAGGAGCCCGGCTCGATCCGCGCGCAGGTGCTGGGCGGCGCGCCCGGCGCGCTTGAGGTCGGCGACCGTGCCGAGGCGATCCTGCGCGGCGTCGACATGCTGCAGCCCGGCGACGCGCTGATGATCCTTGGCAAGGGTCACGAGACCGGCCAGATCGTCGGCGACACCATTTACCCCTTTGACGATGTCGAGCAGGCAAGCGTTGCCGTGGCGGCACTGGACGGGAGAGGCCTGTGA
- the mraZ gene encoding division/cell wall cluster transcriptional repressor MraZ, translated as MGRRLRFRGESRNKVDSKGRVSIPASFRRVLEAGDPDWSAGNNPNFVIVYGDHRRQYLECYTIEEMEAVEDRISAMKRGSQKRRLLERLFSTQSVTTSVDETGRIVLPAKLRDKIGLEDWAYFASNVDTFQIWKPETFEEIELGGTAEFLDEMPADFDPLELLDENDETEEA; from the coding sequence GTGGGCCGCAGGCTAAGGTTCAGAGGCGAGAGCCGCAACAAGGTGGACAGCAAGGGGCGGGTGTCGATCCCAGCCTCTTTTCGCCGTGTGCTCGAAGCTGGTGATCCTGATTGGTCTGCCGGGAACAACCCGAATTTCGTGATCGTCTACGGCGATCACCGCCGCCAGTATCTCGAATGCTACACGATCGAGGAGATGGAGGCCGTCGAGGACCGCATCTCGGCGATGAAGCGCGGCTCGCAAAAGCGCCGCCTTCTGGAGCGTCTCTTCTCGACTCAATCCGTCACTACCAGCGTTGATGAAACTGGACGCATCGTGCTTCCGGCCAAGCTGCGTGATAAGATCGGTCTCGAGGACTGGGCGTATTTCGCCTCCAACGTAGACACCTTCCAGATCTGGAAGCCCGAGACCTTCGAAGAGATCGAGCTTGGCGGCACCGCAGAATTCCTCGACGAGATGCCGGCGGACTTCGATCCGCTCGAGCTGCTCGACGAAAACGACGAAACCGAGGAGGCCTGA
- the ftsL gene encoding cell division protein FtsL has translation MRTLLYVTTFMAMIGLAFWAYHENYKTQASLDHVRQLQRDIGDARARLSILRAEWAYLNRPDRLRDLAELNFERLGLLPMRPEQFGRIDQVNYPDNRALVFNDLVDVTSAGAGTGALQ, from the coding sequence ATGCGAACGCTTCTCTATGTCACCACCTTCATGGCGATGATCGGGCTGGCCTTCTGGGCCTACCACGAGAACTACAAGACCCAGGCCTCGCTGGACCACGTGCGCCAGCTGCAGCGCGACATCGGTGACGCCCGCGCCCGGCTGTCGATCCTGCGCGCCGAATGGGCCTATCTCAATCGCCCCGACCGGCTGCGCGATCTCGCCGAATTGAACTTCGAGCGGCTCGGCCTCTTGCCGATGCGCCCTGAGCAGTTCGGCCGCATCGACCAGGTGAACTACCCCGACAACCGTGCGCTGGTGTTCAACGACCTCGTTGATGTGACCAGCGCCGGAGCAGGGACGGGGGCGCTGCAATGA
- a CDS encoding NlpC/P60 family protein — protein MPSYAASVCASGAADVAALIGETAAAHPWLEVTEPLPFDLLLFRRGSYAQHLGICVDRHWMLHMDRTGSKLARLADSYWVSRSLGAWRHAEVRNG, from the coding sequence CTGCCGAGCTACGCTGCCTCGGTCTGCGCCTCTGGCGCGGCCGACGTGGCGGCGCTGATCGGCGAGACCGCCGCCGCGCATCCGTGGCTCGAGGTGACCGAGCCGCTGCCGTTCGACCTGCTGCTCTTCCGCCGTGGCAGCTACGCCCAGCACCTCGGAATCTGCGTCGATCGGCATTGGATGCTGCACATGGATCGCACTGGCTCCAAGCTCGCGCGCCTCGCCGACAGCTACTGGGTTTCGCGGTCCCTGGGTGCATGGCGCCACGCGGAGGTGCGCAATGGCTGA
- a CDS encoding peptidoglycan D,D-transpeptidase FtsI family protein has protein sequence MNGRIPLRPLARVLDARRRGENPDAIERENLRIRHEQMRDKARTRAEGRLLVLGLVFFCAFVVIGLRMGMLAQSQAEEPQAAASGASILASRADIVDRHGRILATNMETHSLYAHPHQMIEPVRAADELMKIFPDLDRERLLKDFTNPKRKFMWVKKKISPEQMQAVHDIGEPGLLFGPREMRLYPNGKLASHILGGASFGREGVASAEVIGTAGIERYFDEELRDPARGGAPLELSIDLSVQAAAESVLRSGMKLMNARGAATVLLDVHTGEVLSMVSLPDFDPNDRPHPPVSGRPSDSPIFNHAVQGVYELGSTFKIFAAAQAMELGLVNADTVIDTSPPMKVAGFRIGEFEGHNYGKQTVEGIITHSSNRGTAKIALAVGGDRQQDFLKSLGFFEPTGVEISEAQSGKPLLPRRWTELSTVTVSYGHGLSASPLHLAAGYATIANGGHKIQPTLIKQDGPHYGPRLLSEKTAASARRMLRSVVTEGTASFGDVPGYHVAGKTGSADKPKENGGGYYKDKLISTFAAMFPADAPRYVLILTLDEPVETSGNRPRRTAGWTAVPVAAEMITRIAPLLGLRPDYDVPEEEEVTLVRN, from the coding sequence ATGAACGGCCGCATCCCGCTTCGCCCGCTGGCCCGCGTTCTTGACGCCCGGCGCCGCGGCGAGAACCCGGATGCGATCGAACGCGAAAACCTGCGCATCCGGCACGAACAGATGCGCGACAAGGCCCGCACGCGGGCCGAGGGCCGGCTGCTGGTGCTTGGCCTTGTTTTCTTCTGCGCCTTCGTGGTGATCGGCCTGCGCATGGGCATGCTGGCCCAGTCCCAGGCCGAGGAGCCGCAGGCCGCTGCCTCCGGTGCCTCGATCCTCGCCTCGCGCGCCGATATCGTGGACCGCCACGGCCGGATTCTGGCGACGAACATGGAGACGCATTCGCTCTACGCCCACCCGCACCAGATGATCGAGCCGGTGCGCGCGGCGGACGAGCTGATGAAGATCTTCCCCGATCTCGACCGCGAGCGGCTGCTGAAGGACTTCACCAACCCCAAGCGCAAGTTCATGTGGGTCAAGAAGAAGATCAGCCCCGAGCAGATGCAGGCGGTGCACGACATCGGCGAGCCGGGCTTGCTGTTCGGCCCGCGCGAGATGCGGCTCTATCCCAATGGCAAGCTGGCCTCGCACATCCTAGGTGGCGCCAGCTTCGGCCGTGAAGGCGTTGCCTCTGCCGAGGTGATCGGCACCGCGGGGATCGAACGCTACTTCGACGAGGAACTGCGCGATCCGGCCCGCGGCGGCGCGCCGCTGGAACTTTCGATAGACCTGTCGGTTCAGGCTGCGGCCGAGTCGGTGCTTCGCTCCGGCATGAAGCTGATGAACGCGCGTGGGGCGGCCACGGTTCTGCTGGACGTACACACCGGCGAGGTCCTCTCGATGGTCTCCTTGCCCGACTTTGATCCCAACGACCGTCCTCATCCGCCGGTCTCGGGGCGCCCGTCCGACAGCCCAATCTTCAACCACGCGGTGCAGGGCGTCTATGAGCTGGGCTCGACCTTCAAGATCTTCGCCGCTGCGCAAGCGATGGAGCTGGGTCTGGTCAATGCAGATACGGTGATCGACACCTCGCCGCCTATGAAGGTTGCGGGCTTCCGGATTGGCGAGTTCGAGGGCCACAACTACGGCAAGCAGACCGTCGAGGGAATCATCACCCACAGCTCGAACCGCGGCACCGCCAAGATCGCGCTCGCCGTCGGCGGAGACCGGCAGCAAGACTTCCTGAAATCGCTCGGCTTCTTCGAGCCCACTGGGGTCGAAATCTCCGAGGCGCAGTCCGGCAAGCCGCTGTTGCCGCGGCGCTGGACGGAGTTGAGCACGGTGACTGTCTCCTACGGGCACGGGCTGTCGGCGTCGCCGCTGCACCTGGCCGCGGGCTATGCGACGATCGCTAACGGTGGTCACAAGATCCAACCGACACTCATAAAGCAGGACGGTCCGCATTACGGTCCTCGGCTGCTTTCCGAGAAAACGGCGGCGAGCGCTCGGCGCATGCTGCGCAGCGTCGTGACCGAGGGCACTGCCAGCTTCGGCGATGTGCCCGGCTACCACGTGGCGGGCAAAACCGGATCGGCTGACAAGCCCAAGGAAAACGGTGGCGGCTACTACAAGGACAAGCTGATTTCCACATTCGCGGCGATGTTCCCGGCCGACGCTCCGCGCTACGTGCTGATCCTCACCCTCGATGAGCCGGTCGAGACTTCGGGCAACCGTCCGCGCCGCACTGCCGGTTGGACCGCGGTGCCGGTTGCTGCCGAGATGATCACCCGGATCGCGCCGCTTCTGGGCTTGCGTCCGGACTACGATGTGCCAGAAGAGGAGGAGGTCACGCTGGTTCGCAACTGA
- a CDS encoding UDP-N-acetylmuramoyl-tripeptide--D-alanyl-D-alanine ligase — protein sequence MTLWTAEDAARATGGRAIGDWTVRGVSIDTRTIQKGDLFVALKAARDGHEFVAQALEKGAAAALVSHIPEGVPEGAPLLLVDDVLTGLEALGRAARARTRAQVVAVTGSVGKTSTKEMLRTVLSAQGTVHAAEKSYNNHWGVPLTLARMPADVDFAVIEIGMNHPGEIAPLSRMARPLVAMITIVAPAHLAAFESLEGIAREKAAIFEGLEPGGIAVVNGDLEVSPLLIELAEARAEQVITFGEAAGNHHRVEQVTICDAATVAQGRAWRTHVLYKVAVPGRHFAVNAMGVLAVVHALGLDRAMAITALGQWEPGAGRGLREVITLDPVETQLTLELIDDAYNANPASLGASLEVLAGAKPKDGIGRVDHGRRIAYLGDMKELGAQEHALHAALAEHPAMANIDIVHCVGPLMRDLWEALPERKRGHWAETSVAMAQRVRHDLDAGDVVLVKGSLSMALARVVDAIHKMGHAPATI from the coding sequence GTGACGCTCTGGACGGCAGAAGACGCGGCGCGCGCCACAGGCGGGCGTGCCATCGGAGATTGGACGGTCCGCGGTGTGTCGATCGACACGCGGACGATTCAGAAGGGTGACCTTTTCGTCGCGTTGAAGGCGGCACGGGACGGGCATGAGTTCGTCGCGCAGGCGCTGGAAAAGGGCGCCGCCGCTGCCCTCGTCAGCCATATTCCCGAAGGGGTTCCCGAGGGCGCACCGCTCTTGCTGGTGGACGACGTGCTGACCGGGCTCGAGGCGCTGGGGCGCGCTGCGCGTGCCCGCACCCGGGCGCAGGTGGTGGCGGTGACCGGCTCGGTCGGCAAGACCTCGACCAAGGAGATGCTGCGCACCGTTCTGAGCGCGCAGGGCACCGTGCATGCCGCCGAGAAAAGCTACAACAACCATTGGGGCGTGCCGCTGACGCTGGCGCGCATGCCCGCCGACGTTGATTTCGCGGTCATCGAGATCGGCATGAATCACCCGGGCGAGATCGCGCCGCTGTCGCGCATGGCGCGGCCGCTTGTGGCGATGATCACCATTGTCGCGCCGGCGCATCTGGCGGCCTTCGAGAGCCTCGAGGGCATCGCCCGCGAGAAGGCGGCGATCTTCGAGGGGCTGGAGCCGGGCGGCATCGCGGTGGTCAACGGCGACCTCGAGGTTTCGCCACTGCTGATCGAACTGGCCGAGGCGAGGGCCGAGCAGGTCATCACCTTTGGCGAGGCGGCGGGCAACCATCACAGGGTCGAGCAGGTTACCATCTGCGACGCGGCCACCGTGGCGCAGGGCCGCGCCTGGCGGACGCATGTTCTCTACAAGGTCGCAGTGCCGGGCCGTCACTTTGCCGTCAACGCCATGGGCGTTCTGGCGGTGGTACACGCGCTGGGGCTGGACCGGGCCATGGCGATCACCGCGCTCGGTCAATGGGAGCCCGGGGCGGGCCGTGGCCTGCGCGAGGTCATCACCCTCGACCCGGTCGAGACGCAGTTGACGCTCGAGCTCATCGACGACGCCTACAATGCCAACCCCGCTTCGCTTGGCGCCTCGCTCGAAGTTCTTGCCGGGGCCAAACCCAAGGACGGCATCGGGCGTGTCGATCATGGTCGGCGCATCGCCTATCTCGGCGATATGAAGGAGCTTGGCGCACAGGAGCACGCGCTGCACGCGGCGCTGGCCGAGCACCCTGCGATGGCAAACATCGACATCGTGCATTGCGTGGGGCCGCTCATGCGCGACCTCTGGGAGGCGCTGCCCGAGCGCAAGCGGGGCCATTGGGCCGAGACCAGCGTCGCCATGGCCCAGCGGGTGCGCCACGACCTCGACGCCGGCGACGTGGTGCTGGTGAAGGGCTCGCTCTCGATGGCGCTGGCGCGCGTGGTTGACGCGATCCACAAAATGGGTCATGCGCCCGCCACGATCTGA
- the gpJ gene encoding TipJ family phage tail tip protein: MAEAATKLLFAPIIDPGAARQELEMPAGGTLADAVNLALPGHTEVDRAQLRVTLISEAGAALIDPRYWGQVRPRPGVRVVIRLVPGSDGFRSVMLAVVTIAAIALAPCIAPMIGVTSQLGVSLVAMGLNMVGAALINSLIPVEPATERDATRNRYTLSGWQNSIRRDEPVPYPLGHHRYGPPFAATSYSQITGDEQDVVALFCFGYGPLDISDIRIGDTPISEFRNVEYELREGRPGDYPVTLYPRQVIEDPEQVELVRPQPRDDAGEIIGEEGVETPVVRMTAGGAESVSLVFFFPSGLIRYSREYDERQMGVSVRIRQRLNDGDAWQEVTTIDFLAKRADPFFRQHTWELPSRGRWQIEVTKISNDSTNSRYINKVMLAGVQSIRPEYPINSDKPLALLAMRVRATYQLNGQLDAVNALVKRYALDWDGDAWAEGLPRNPASAYVAALTGPANPYPVTSAEIDWDQVQEWHEYCSLKGLKYDRIHESAESLGDMLRAICAAGRASYRHDGLKWGVVVDRPRELAVDHLNPRNSYDFRWSRQYIDPPHGLRISFNDETNSYELAERVVPWVGHSGDITLTEELALPGKTDPVEIWTEARRRMYEIEHRPDTFTCMQDGAARVATRGDLVMVSHYVLDQTQIAARVIDVDDATVFVDEELEVEIGEQYGLRFRVFEDAQDVIGASAVVAVEVVEVEGEIGLLIGGSTERPEVGSLVHFGTLGTESLAARVLDVEPGENLSVQMRLAAEATVIDDLTDAEVPSEWDGIVGEVISFSAGVPLIPRFVFIDSSVYGSSFYSGSSSDLAVTVRLTPGSGETSYIAQYRLQHRLLGAGSWTSVLAPQASGGFEVAGYVDGETIQLRAVAIARDGTEGSYTSIIEHLVGSGAEALPTSLDASAITAVGGLGHARLTLGIPPGGTTEVQLYRVPAGGTLDVQAHAVGAPIPVISGVSVTVIDGDETRVTQLVNGEFSIDSDWTKGTGWTISTGVAGHAAGVASSLSQGISIAAGKTARVAFAVSGRTQGSVTPRLTGGSTVSGDAINSNGWHAAELLAVSGNNTVAFAASADFDGAIDEITFYVLTAACAPQGSWDYYFKPLNSDGQEAAVSGPVAAVIS, encoded by the coding sequence ATGGCTGAAGCCGCCACCAAGCTGCTCTTCGCGCCAATTATCGACCCCGGCGCGGCCCGCCAGGAGCTTGAGATGCCTGCCGGCGGCACGCTTGCCGATGCGGTCAATCTGGCGCTGCCAGGGCACACCGAAGTGGACCGTGCGCAGCTGCGCGTCACGCTGATCAGCGAGGCCGGCGCCGCGCTGATCGATCCGCGCTACTGGGGGCAGGTTCGCCCCCGGCCGGGCGTGCGCGTGGTGATCCGCCTCGTGCCCGGCAGCGACGGGTTCCGGAGCGTGATGCTGGCTGTGGTGACCATCGCCGCCATCGCTCTCGCGCCCTGCATCGCGCCCATGATCGGGGTCACCAGCCAGCTCGGTGTCAGCCTGGTCGCCATGGGGCTCAACATGGTTGGCGCCGCCCTGATCAACTCGCTGATCCCGGTGGAGCCGGCTACCGAGCGCGATGCCACGCGCAACCGCTACACGCTCTCTGGCTGGCAGAACTCGATCCGGCGCGACGAGCCGGTGCCGTACCCCCTCGGGCATCACCGCTACGGCCCGCCCTTCGCGGCGACTTCCTATTCCCAGATCACCGGCGACGAGCAGGACGTCGTGGCGCTCTTTTGCTTCGGTTACGGACCACTCGACATAAGCGACATCCGGATCGGCGATACGCCGATCTCGGAGTTCCGGAACGTCGAATACGAACTGCGCGAGGGTAGGCCGGGCGACTATCCCGTCACGCTCTATCCGCGCCAGGTGATCGAGGATCCCGAGCAGGTAGAGCTGGTCCGCCCGCAGCCTCGAGATGACGCGGGCGAAATCATCGGCGAGGAAGGGGTGGAGACACCCGTCGTCCGCATGACAGCAGGGGGTGCCGAGAGCGTCTCGCTGGTGTTCTTCTTCCCCTCGGGCCTCATCCGCTACAGCCGCGAATACGACGAGCGGCAGATGGGGGTGTCCGTGCGCATCCGCCAGCGGCTGAACGACGGCGATGCCTGGCAGGAGGTCACGACGATCGACTTCCTGGCCAAGCGGGCCGACCCGTTCTTCCGCCAGCACACCTGGGAGCTGCCGAGCCGCGGGCGGTGGCAGATCGAGGTCACGAAGATCTCGAACGACAGCACGAACTCGCGGTACATCAACAAGGTCATGCTGGCGGGCGTGCAGTCGATCCGGCCCGAGTATCCGATCAATAGCGACAAGCCGCTGGCGCTGCTCGCCATGCGCGTGCGCGCGACCTACCAGCTGAACGGCCAACTCGATGCGGTGAACGCCCTGGTGAAGCGCTACGCCCTCGACTGGGACGGCGACGCCTGGGCGGAAGGCCTGCCGCGCAACCCCGCCTCGGCCTATGTCGCGGCCCTGACCGGCCCGGCCAACCCCTATCCCGTGACCTCGGCCGAGATCGACTGGGACCAAGTCCAGGAGTGGCACGAGTACTGCTCCCTGAAGGGCCTGAAGTACGACCGCATCCATGAGAGCGCCGAGAGCCTCGGGGACATGCTACGCGCGATCTGCGCCGCGGGCCGCGCCTCCTATCGCCACGATGGGTTGAAATGGGGCGTGGTGGTCGATCGGCCGCGGGAACTCGCCGTCGATCACCTCAACCCGCGCAACAGCTACGACTTCCGCTGGTCGCGCCAGTACATCGACCCGCCGCACGGGCTGCGCATTTCCTTCAACGACGAGACGAATAGCTACGAGCTCGCCGAGCGAGTCGTGCCCTGGGTCGGGCATTCCGGCGACATCACCCTGACCGAGGAGCTGGCACTGCCTGGCAAGACGGACCCCGTCGAGATTTGGACCGAAGCGCGCCGGCGCATGTACGAGATCGAGCATCGGCCTGACACCTTCACCTGCATGCAGGACGGTGCCGCCCGCGTCGCCACGCGCGGCGATCTGGTGATGGTCTCGCACTACGTGCTGGATCAGACGCAGATCGCCGCGCGGGTGATCGACGTTGACGATGCGACGGTGTTTGTCGACGAGGAGCTGGAGGTCGAGATCGGCGAGCAGTACGGCTTGCGCTTCCGAGTCTTCGAGGACGCGCAGGATGTCATCGGTGCCTCGGCGGTCGTGGCCGTCGAAGTCGTCGAGGTCGAGGGTGAGATTGGCCTCTTGATCGGTGGCAGCACTGAGCGGCCCGAGGTGGGAAGCCTGGTGCATTTTGGAACGCTCGGGACCGAAAGCTTGGCGGCTCGAGTTCTTGACGTGGAGCCTGGTGAAAACCTCTCGGTGCAGATGCGCCTCGCTGCAGAGGCAACCGTCATCGACGACCTGACCGACGCAGAGGTGCCGAGCGAATGGGATGGCATCGTGGGTGAGGTCATCAGCTTTTCCGCGGGCGTGCCGCTGATCCCGCGCTTTGTCTTCATCGACAGCTCGGTCTACGGATCATCCTTCTATAGCGGATCGAGCTCCGATCTTGCGGTGACCGTACGACTCACGCCTGGCTCGGGGGAGACCAGCTACATCGCCCAGTATCGCTTGCAGCACCGGCTCCTCGGCGCCGGGAGCTGGACATCGGTGCTGGCACCGCAGGCGTCCGGCGGCTTCGAGGTTGCGGGCTATGTCGATGGTGAGACCATCCAGCTCCGAGCGGTGGCGATCGCGCGCGATGGCACTGAGGGAAGCTACACGTCGATCATCGAGCACTTGGTCGGCTCGGGCGCTGAAGCGCTGCCCACCTCGCTGGACGCCAGCGCGATCACGGCTGTCGGCGGTCTTGGGCACGCCCGGCTCACGCTGGGTATCCCGCCGGGCGGTACCACGGAAGTCCAGCTCTACCGCGTCCCGGCCGGGGGCACACTCGATGTGCAGGCGCATGCTGTTGGCGCGCCTATCCCGGTTATTTCCGGGGTTTCGGTCACCGTCATCGACGGCGATGAAACCCGCGTTACACAGCTGGTCAACGGCGAGTTTTCGATCGATAGCGACTGGACGAAAGGCACCGGTTGGACGATCAGCACCGGCGTTGCAGGGCATGCGGCAGGCGTGGCCAGCAGCCTCAGTCAGGGTATCTCGATCGCGGCGGGCAAGACGGCCCGTGTGGCCTTCGCCGTCTCGGGGCGGACGCAGGGCAGCGTGACGCCGCGGCTGACCGGGGGCTCGACGGTGTCCGGCGATGCGATCAACTCGAACGGCTGGCACGCGGCCGAGCTGCTGGCGGTTAGCGGCAATAACACAGTGGCCTTCGCCGCCAGCGCGGACTTCGACGGCGCGATCGACGAGATCACCTTCTACGTCCTGACCGCTGCCTGCGCCCCGCAGGGCAGCTGGGACTACTATTTCAAACCCCTCAACAGCGACGGACAGGAGGCCGCAGTCAGCGGCCCGGTGGCCGCCGTGATCAGCTAG